The Suncus etruscus isolate mSunEtr1 chromosome 7, mSunEtr1.pri.cur, whole genome shotgun sequence genome includes a window with the following:
- the C7H3orf18 gene encoding uncharacterized protein C3orf18 homolog yields the protein MNSGIPFSSRPPTPESDLEPSTNESASETTTLGPETTSFNNTRVPDVAGGPGSVGTMLLSVGIITVIGLAVAMVLYIRKKRRLEKLRHQLMPMYNFDPTEEQDELEQELLEHGRDAASVQALQGKTPLPSQGPPKRPSRLEFTDIANAINA from the exons ATGAACTCCGGGATCCCATTCAGCAGTCGCCCACCCACCCCTGAATCTGACCTGGAACCCTCCACCAATGAATCGGCCTCTGAGACCACCACCCTTGGCCCAGAAACTACCAGTTTTAACAACACCAGAGTCCCTGATGTGGCTGGCGGCCCAGGAAGTGTGGGCACAATGCTTTTGTCTGTCGGAATTATCACGGTGATTGGCCTAGCTGTGGCTATG GTcttgtacatcaggaagaaaaggAG GTTGGAGAAGCTTCGCCACCAGCTCATGCCCATGTACAACTTTGATCCCACGGAGGAGCAAGATGAACTGGAACAGGAGCTGCTGGAACACGGGCGGGACGCTGCCTCTGTGCAGGCTCTGCAGGGCAAG ACCCCACTCCCCTCTCAGGGCCCACCGAAGAGGCCCAGCCGGCTGGAGTTCACTGACATAGCCAATGCCATCAATGCCTGA